One segment of Syngnathus scovelli strain Florida chromosome 6, RoL_Ssco_1.2, whole genome shotgun sequence DNA contains the following:
- the LOC125971329 gene encoding general transcription factor II-I repeat domain-containing protein 2-like: MAKRLGKRKIYSECRVFNLQWTNDYFFVQCKEKAVCLICQETVAVFKEYNLRRHYESRHKDKYDSLQGQIRADKLSKLKSGLLSQQNTFVRQAQLNQASVRASFRVAQLIASSGKSFTDGEFVKKCMDAVAEEVCPEKRDVFNAVSLSASTITRRVEEIGSNVYAQLQQKTKEFDFFSLALDESTDVQDTAQLLIFIRGVSANFQICEELAALQSLKGTTTGEDIFDKVCQTMEELNLDWSKLASITTDGAPSMVGETRGLIGRMNRELEKRGLTAPLRVHCLIHQQALCCKVLTWDSVMKVVVSCINFIRAKGLKHRQFQEFLSELESAHGDVLYYTEVRWLSRGRVLRRFYELLPEINAFLHLKDKTVPELIDPEWKWHLAFLTDVTEILNSLNLQLQGEGKLICDMYSHIKAFEVKLALLLEQVKKRNFVHLPATQKLSTENPAVPFPAEKCVEALEMLKAEFGVRFSVLHVHAKEIRLFQNPFVADIDEAQPSYQFELAELQNCDVLKDTFKPNCLIDFYAALPNDTYPNIKKHAMKMSTVFGSTYICEKTFSRMKLLKTPMKSRLTDEHLHQCLRLAVTRMEPDIQLLTSQMQAHSSH, translated from the coding sequence ATGGCGAAAAGGTTAGGTAAGAGAAAAATTTATTCAGAATGCAGGGTATTTAACCTGCAGTGGACAaacgattatttttttgttcaatgcaAAGAAAAGGCTGTTTGTCTCATCTGTCAAGAGACGGTGGCGGTATTCAAAGAATACAATCTTCGCCGACACTATGAATCCCGTCACAAAGACAAGTACGATAGCTTGCAAGGCCAAATACGAGCAGACAAACTCTCAAAGCTAAAAAGTGGACTACTATCTCAGCAGAATACATTTGTACGCCAAGCTCAGCTGAACCAGGCATCCGTTCGGGCCAGCTTTCGGGTTGCTCAACTGATAGCAAGCAGCGGTAAGTCTTTCACTGACGGAGAGTTTGTTAAGAAATGTATGGATGCTGTCGCTGAGGAGGTGTGTCCCGAGAAGAGAGATGTATTTAATGCCGTAAGTCTGTCGGCGAGTACAATCACCAGACGCGTTGAAGAAATCGGGAGTAATGTATATGCCCAGCTGCAGCAGAAGACAAaagaatttgactttttttcattaGCACTGGATGAGAGCACGGACGTGCAGGACACAGCACAACTGCTCATTTTTATTCGTGGAGTTAGCGCAAACTTTCAGATATGCGAGGAGCTGGCAGCCCTCCAAAGTCTCAAAGGGACTACAACGGGAGAGGATATTTTTGACAAAGTGTGCCAAACCATGGAGGAGTTGAACCTGGACTGGTCAAAGCTGGCTAGCATCACGACTGACGGGGCTCCTAGCATGGTGGGCGAAACTCGCGGTCTAATAGGACGCATGAACCGGGAGTTGGAAAAAAGGGGTCTCACCGCCCCGCTACGAGTCCACTGCCTGATTCACCAGCAAGCACTGTGCTGCAAAGTGTTGACGTGGGATTCTGTAATGAAGGTTGTGGTGTCGTGCATAAACTTCATCAGAGCAAAGGGACTTAAACACAGGCAGTTCCAAGAATTCCTGTCTGAACTGGAGTCTGCGCACGGAGATGTGCTGTACTACACAGAGGTCCGATGGCTGAGCCGGGGCAGAGTTTTGAGGCGTTTTTACGAGCTGCTACCCGAAATTAACGCATTTCttcatttaaaagacaaaacggTCCCAGAGCTGATCGACCCAGAATGGAAATGGCACCTCGCATTTTTAACAGACGTGACAGAAATACTTAACAGCCTTAACTTGCAGCTACAAGGCGAGGGGAAACTCATTTGCGACATGTATTCACACATAAAAGCATTTGAGGTGAAATTAGCGCTGCTTTTGGAACAAGTGAAAAAGCGCAACTTTGTCCATCTCCCTGCTACCCAAAAGCTGTCGACAGAGAACCCAGCGGTCCCGTTCCCAGCTGAAAAGTGCGTGGAAGCACTGGAAATGCTGAAGGCGGAGTTCGGTGTGCGATTTAGTGTACTACATGTTCATGCAAAAGAAATCCGTCTTTTTCAGAACCCCTTTGTTGCCGACATTGATGAAGCCCAGCCTTCATATCAGTTTGAGTTGGCTGAGTTACAGAACTGTGATGTTCTGAAAGACACATTCAAGCCCAACTGTCTCATTGACTTCTATGCCGCCCTCCCAAACGACACGTACCCTAACATCAAAAAACACGCAATGAAAATGTCCACAGTTTTTGGCAGCACGTATATCTGCGAGAAAACCTTTTCACGCATGAAACTGCTGAAAACTCCGATGAAATCAAGATTGACAGATGAACATTTGCATCAGTGCTTGAGACTGGCTGTAACTAGAATGGAACCTGATATTCAACTTCTCACCAGCCAGATGCAGGCCCACAGTTCACACTGA